The Listeria sp. PSOL-1 genome includes a region encoding these proteins:
- the pcrA gene encoding DNA helicase PcrA, with amino-acid sequence MKWNKEELLAGLNPEQKNAVETTEGPLLIMAGAGSGKTRVLTHRIAYLIKEREVNPYNILAITFTNKAAREMKARIGSLLGSTSESIWISTFHSMCVRILRRDIDRIGYARNFTILDSGDQLSVIKGILKEKNIDSKKFEPRGILASISNAKNELITAAAYEKEATGYYDKMVAEVYTLYEKKLKKNQSLDFDDLIMVTISLFERVPDVLEYYQRKFQYIHVDEYQDTNHAQYLLIKLLAARLSNLCVVGDSDQSIYGWRGADITNILSFEKDYPSAKVILLEENYRSTKRILEAANHVIENNHNRKPKNLWTKKDEGKKIFYHKALTEKEEATYVVSKIQEEIKANKRPLSDFAILYRTNAQSRVLEEYFMKSNISYTMVGGTKFYDRKEIKDILAYLRLISNNDDDISLTRIVNVPKRGVGATSLDKIAQTAAAYDMTYFEVLERIELVGLSTKISKQLAAFYELIRGFTEMQEFLSVTELVNEVLDKSGYREMLKNERTLEAEARLENIEEFLSVTQNFEKENDDKSLLSFLTDLALVADIDKLEEQEGEQIGSVTLMTLHSAKGLEFPVVFLVGLEEGIFPHSRALFEEDEMEEERRLAYVGITRAEEELFITSAYSRMLYGRQASNKESRFIGEIPQDLLETGQESRIQDVPFSRARIMPKQVANYNASGASSFGWSVGDKAGHKKWGVGTVVSVKGEGDNMELDIAFPSPTGVKRLLAEFAPIEKV; translated from the coding sequence ATGAAATGGAATAAAGAAGAGTTATTAGCAGGGCTTAACCCCGAACAGAAAAATGCAGTAGAAACAACAGAAGGACCACTTTTAATTATGGCCGGTGCAGGCAGTGGAAAAACGCGTGTCTTAACACACAGAATCGCTTATCTGATAAAAGAACGAGAAGTCAACCCCTATAATATTTTAGCAATCACATTTACGAATAAAGCAGCACGTGAAATGAAAGCACGGATTGGCTCGCTTTTAGGTAGTACTTCTGAAAGTATCTGGATTTCCACATTCCACTCAATGTGTGTACGTATTTTACGCCGTGACATTGATCGGATTGGTTATGCGCGTAATTTTACCATTTTAGATAGTGGCGACCAGCTCTCTGTCATTAAAGGAATTTTAAAAGAAAAGAATATTGACAGTAAAAAATTTGAACCGCGCGGGATCCTCGCTTCAATTAGCAATGCTAAAAACGAACTGATAACAGCAGCAGCGTATGAAAAAGAAGCAACAGGGTACTACGATAAAATGGTAGCCGAAGTCTATACACTTTATGAGAAGAAGTTGAAAAAAAACCAATCGCTTGATTTTGACGATTTGATTATGGTAACCATCAGCCTCTTTGAACGAGTACCAGATGTGTTAGAATACTATCAGCGCAAATTTCAATATATTCATGTGGATGAATATCAAGATACCAATCACGCACAGTACTTACTTATAAAGCTCCTTGCTGCAAGGCTTAGTAACTTATGCGTTGTTGGTGATTCTGATCAATCCATTTATGGTTGGCGTGGTGCAGATATTACAAACATCCTTTCTTTTGAAAAAGATTACCCAAGTGCTAAGGTCATTTTACTTGAAGAAAATTATCGCTCAACAAAACGCATTCTTGAAGCAGCAAACCATGTCATTGAAAACAATCATAATCGTAAACCGAAAAATCTTTGGACAAAAAAAGATGAAGGAAAAAAGATTTTCTATCATAAAGCATTAACAGAAAAAGAAGAAGCAACTTATGTTGTCAGCAAAATTCAAGAAGAGATAAAAGCTAATAAACGTCCACTTTCCGATTTTGCGATTTTGTACCGGACAAATGCACAGTCACGTGTACTAGAAGAATATTTTATGAAATCAAATATCAGCTATACAATGGTTGGTGGGACGAAATTCTATGACCGTAAAGAAATTAAAGATATTTTGGCTTATTTACGCTTGATTTCAAACAATGATGATGACATTAGTTTGACAAGGATTGTCAATGTTCCAAAACGCGGTGTTGGTGCTACTTCACTCGATAAAATTGCCCAAACAGCAGCTGCTTATGATATGACTTATTTTGAAGTGCTGGAACGGATCGAGTTAGTCGGTCTTTCAACTAAAATTAGCAAACAGTTAGCCGCTTTTTATGAGCTCATTCGCGGTTTTACGGAAATGCAGGAATTTTTATCAGTGACAGAACTTGTTAATGAAGTACTTGATAAATCAGGTTACCGTGAAATGCTAAAAAACGAACGAACACTTGAAGCTGAAGCACGCCTTGAAAATATCGAAGAGTTTTTATCCGTTACACAAAATTTTGAAAAAGAAAATGATGACAAATCATTGCTTTCATTTTTAACAGATTTAGCACTTGTTGCAGATATTGATAAATTAGAAGAACAAGAGGGTGAACAAATAGGATCAGTCACTTTGATGACGCTTCACTCCGCAAAAGGCTTAGAATTTCCAGTCGTTTTTTTAGTAGGACTGGAAGAGGGGATTTTCCCTCATTCAAGAGCGCTATTTGAAGAAGATGAAATGGAAGAAGAACGCCGTCTTGCTTACGTAGGCATTACACGTGCAGAAGAAGAACTTTTTATAACAAGCGCTTATTCGCGGATGCTTTATGGACGCCAAGCTTCAAACAAAGAATCGCGCTTTATCGGTGAAATTCCCCAAGACTTACTTGAAACAGGCCAGGAAAGTCGCATACAAGATGTGCCATTTTCTCGTGCTAGAATCATGCCAAAGCAAGTGGCTAACTATAACGCATCAGGAGCTTCTTCATTTGGATGGAGTGTAGGAGATAAAGCTGGTCATAAAAAATGGGGAGTCGGAACAGTTGTTAGCGTAAAAGGAGAAGGGGATAATATGGAACTTGATATTGCCTTTCCAAGCCCAACTGGTGTAAAACGCTTATTAGCAGAGTTTGCCCCAATTGAAAAAGTTTAA
- the purD gene encoding phosphoribosylamine--glycine ligase: MNILVIGRGGREHAICKKLLESNKVAQVFCAPGSDALVKEGIICPNINEMDFEKLINFAKENRIAFVIIGPEVPLLEGMVDAFSAAGIKAFGPTKRAALIEGSKDFAKQFMQKYQIPTASSKTFTDYEHAQNYVNQVGAPIVIKADGLADGKGVVVAMTLAEATLALKEMLLENKFEKASEKVVIEEFLVGEEFSLMAFVNGKKIYPMEVAKDHKRAYDGAKGPNTGGMGAYSPVPQISEALVDEAIQNVLVKAANGLFQENRAFRGVLYAGLMATSSGVKVIEFNARFGDPETQVVLPRLTSDFAELIQALLDDEEPVVTFKETGVNLGIVLASKGYPAFYEKNHLVTGLTELSAEVTVYHAGTYLNEAGEFISNGGRVLLLTLEAKDMTDARQQLYKEMEKLDTPSFFYRIDIGGEE, from the coding sequence GTGAATATACTTGTCATTGGTCGAGGTGGACGGGAACATGCAATCTGTAAAAAACTATTAGAATCTAACAAAGTGGCACAAGTGTTTTGTGCGCCTGGAAGTGATGCGCTAGTAAAAGAAGGAATAATTTGCCCTAACATCAATGAAATGGACTTTGAAAAATTAATCAACTTTGCTAAGGAAAATCGCATCGCTTTTGTCATTATCGGGCCTGAAGTGCCACTTTTAGAAGGAATGGTAGACGCTTTTTCAGCAGCGGGAATCAAAGCATTTGGACCAACAAAACGAGCAGCACTCATTGAAGGAAGCAAAGATTTTGCTAAACAGTTTATGCAAAAATATCAAATTCCAACAGCCTCTTCAAAAACATTCACTGATTATGAGCATGCGCAAAATTATGTCAATCAAGTAGGCGCTCCAATTGTCATTAAAGCAGATGGTCTAGCAGATGGAAAAGGCGTTGTTGTAGCGATGACGTTAGCAGAGGCCACACTTGCTTTAAAAGAAATGCTACTTGAAAATAAATTTGAAAAAGCATCAGAAAAAGTTGTGATTGAAGAGTTTTTAGTAGGTGAAGAATTCTCGTTAATGGCTTTTGTAAATGGCAAAAAAATTTACCCGATGGAAGTAGCGAAAGATCACAAGCGTGCTTATGATGGAGCTAAAGGGCCAAACACAGGCGGAATGGGAGCTTACTCGCCTGTTCCACAAATTTCAGAAGCCCTAGTCGATGAAGCCATTCAAAATGTCCTTGTGAAAGCGGCAAATGGTCTGTTTCAAGAAAATCGTGCTTTCCGTGGTGTTTTATATGCTGGTTTAATGGCGACATCAAGTGGTGTTAAAGTGATTGAGTTCAATGCACGCTTTGGTGATCCGGAAACACAAGTTGTATTGCCGCGGCTTACAAGTGACTTTGCTGAGCTTATCCAAGCGCTACTTGACGATGAGGAGCCCGTTGTGACTTTTAAAGAAACCGGCGTCAATTTGGGGATTGTGCTTGCCAGTAAAGGATATCCCGCTTTTTATGAGAAAAATCATTTAGTAACTGGATTAACAGAATTAAGTGCTGAAGTTACGGTTTATCACGCAGGAACTTATTTAAATGAAGCCGGTGAATTCATTTCAAATGGAGGACGTGTCTTGCTCCTCACACTTGAAGCAAAAGATATGACTGACGCACGTCAACAACTTTATAAGGAAATGGAAAAGCTTGATACTCCTTCTTTTTTTTACCGAATTGATATCGGCGGAGAGGAGTAA
- the gatC gene encoding Asp-tRNA(Asn)/Glu-tRNA(Gln) amidotransferase subunit GatC has protein sequence MTNISKETVEKVANLAKLEVTENEANIFAGQLGKIIEMVEKLNELDTTSVEPTSHAIEIANVLREDVSKPGLPREDVLKNAPETQDGMFKVPTIIEE, from the coding sequence TTGACAAACATATCCAAAGAAACGGTTGAAAAAGTAGCAAATCTGGCAAAACTAGAAGTAACAGAAAATGAAGCAAATATTTTTGCCGGGCAGCTTGGTAAAATTATAGAAATGGTTGAAAAACTAAACGAACTTGATACAACAAGTGTTGAGCCAACTTCCCATGCCATTGAAATCGCAAATGTACTACGTGAAGACGTTTCAAAACCAGGCTTACCACGTGAAGACGTATTAAAAAATGCCCCAGAAACACAAGATGGCATGTTTAAAGTACCAACCATTATTGAAGAATAG
- a CDS encoding sodium-dependent transporter, translated as MEQSREEWSSKLGFILASAGSAIGIGAIWKLPYVAATAGGGAFFLLFLLITVFVVMPLLIAEFIIGRHSRKDAIVAYEKLAPGTKWNLIGRLGVIGASILFSFYSVVGGWIITYLFKAVTLTIHGTTQTQLLTEFANTTANPWISLLGTFVFIFLNVLVINRGVVAGIEKMNKVMMPALFILFIVLIIRSLTLPGAMSGVSYFLKPDFSHFTANTILITLGQAFFSLSVGLSVMVTYSSYLDKKTSLPGSALSVSLMNMVVSLLAGLAIFPAAFSFGIKPDAGPGLLFVILPTIFNQLPFGTFFFIIFLILFAFAALTSSFSLLEAIVAPLITKGATRRRATNWIGLLIVILAIPSALSFGVLSNIHLFGLTFFELADYLVSNIILPFGAFFIALFVGYRLPRAVLFEEFTASNHFGKKLFIIWLFVIRFVAPLAIIFVFLSATGLIKFLF; from the coding sequence ATGGAACAAAGTAGAGAAGAATGGAGTTCAAAATTAGGGTTTATCCTTGCCTCTGCCGGGTCAGCGATCGGCATTGGCGCTATTTGGAAATTACCATATGTGGCAGCAACTGCTGGTGGAGGAGCCTTTTTTCTACTTTTTTTACTCATTACTGTATTCGTTGTTATGCCACTTTTAATTGCTGAGTTTATAATTGGTCGTCATTCTAGAAAAGATGCGATCGTCGCTTATGAAAAACTAGCGCCAGGTACTAAATGGAATTTGATCGGTCGCCTTGGTGTCATTGGAGCAAGCATTCTATTTTCTTTTTATAGCGTTGTTGGTGGTTGGATCATTACTTATTTATTTAAAGCGGTCACCCTAACGATTCATGGTACGACTCAAACACAATTGTTAACTGAATTTGCGAATACAACGGCCAATCCTTGGATTTCGCTTTTAGGGACATTTGTTTTTATTTTCTTGAATGTTCTTGTGATTAATCGTGGGGTTGTTGCTGGCATTGAGAAAATGAATAAAGTGATGATGCCTGCACTTTTTATTTTATTTATCGTCTTAATTATTCGTTCACTGACGCTACCTGGTGCTATGAGTGGGGTTAGTTATTTTTTAAAACCGGATTTTTCTCATTTTACAGCAAATACCATTTTAATTACATTGGGACAAGCTTTCTTCTCACTTAGCGTTGGATTATCGGTTATGGTGACCTATAGTTCTTATCTGGATAAAAAGACTAGTTTACCTGGTTCTGCTTTATCTGTATCGCTAATGAACATGGTTGTGTCGCTACTGGCTGGGCTTGCGATCTTCCCTGCTGCTTTTTCTTTTGGTATTAAACCCGATGCAGGGCCTGGACTATTGTTTGTCATCTTACCAACCATTTTTAATCAATTACCATTTGGAACCTTCTTTTTTATCATCTTTTTAATCTTGTTTGCCTTTGCCGCACTAACTTCAAGTTTTTCACTACTTGAAGCGATTGTTGCTCCACTGATAACAAAAGGAGCCACAAGAAGACGTGCAACAAATTGGATCGGCTTATTGATTGTTATTTTGGCAATTCCTTCAGCACTTAGTTTTGGCGTTTTAAGCAATATCCATCTTTTTGGATTAACCTTCTTTGAACTAGCCGATTACTTAGTCTCTAATATCATTTTGCCATTTGGAGCCTTTTTCATTGCGCTTTTTGTAGGCTATCGTTTACCTAGAGCTGTACTATTTGAAGAGTTTACGGCAAGCAATCATTTTGGGAAAAAATTGTTTATCATTTGGTTGTTTGTGATCCGTTTTGTAGCGCCTCTTGCGATTATTTTTGTATTTTTATCGGCTACCGGATTGATTAAGTTTTTATTTTAA
- a CDS encoding heptaprenylglyceryl phosphate synthase has protein sequence MQHLFKIDPAKKLPPGAVSKLESSGTSGFIIGGTDNLTHELVVATYELFAETELPVYLEVSQPDIILPVCDLFLIPSVLNTNDVAWLHQKHHQVVKQFHGFLPWDKMTSVSYIILNKESKVATLTQAKTDLTVADIIAYAEIADNLFQMPVVYLEYSGIYGNKEVVRTVSEVLKRAKLWYGGGIKTKEQALEMAQFADTIVVGNIIYEDFAAALETAMVFK, from the coding sequence TTGCAGCATTTATTTAAAATTGATCCAGCGAAAAAATTACCACCCGGTGCAGTATCTAAGCTTGAATCAAGCGGGACTTCAGGATTTATCATTGGTGGAACAGATAACCTGACACATGAATTAGTTGTTGCTACATATGAACTTTTTGCTGAAACAGAACTTCCCGTTTATTTAGAAGTGAGTCAGCCTGATATCATTTTACCTGTTTGCGATTTGTTTTTAATCCCTAGTGTTTTAAATACAAATGATGTGGCTTGGCTACATCAGAAGCACCATCAGGTTGTTAAGCAGTTCCACGGGTTTTTGCCTTGGGATAAAATGACATCTGTCAGCTATATTATCTTAAATAAAGAAAGCAAAGTAGCTACTTTAACACAAGCAAAGACCGATTTAACCGTAGCTGATATTATCGCTTATGCTGAGATTGCCGACAATCTCTTTCAAATGCCTGTTGTTTATTTAGAATATAGCGGCATCTATGGAAATAAAGAAGTCGTTCGTACCGTTTCAGAGGTGTTAAAGCGCGCGAAGTTATGGTACGGCGGTGGAATTAAAACAAAAGAACAAGCGCTTGAAATGGCGCAGTTTGCTGATACAATTGTAGTTGGAAATATCATTTATGAGGATTTTGCAGCAGCGCTTGAAACAGCTATGGTCTTTAAGTAA
- the gatA gene encoding Asp-tRNA(Asn)/Glu-tRNA(Gln) amidotransferase subunit GatA — MSLFEHSVKELHELLVKKEITPFDLVKESFERIEAVEDKVGAFITLNKETAFDVASELGDAGVDPNNMLSGLPIGIKDNIVTKNLRTTAASKILENFDPIYDATVMHKLKGAQAINVGKLNMDEFAMGSSTETSYFKKTRNPWDLTKVPGGSSGGSAASVAASEVLFSLGTDTGGSIRQPASFCGVVGMKPTYGRVSRFGLIAFASSLDQIGPITRTVEDNAYLLEAISGVDENDSTSINRPETDFTKKLTDDIKGLRVGVPKEYLGSGVAPGVKTAVLEALKTLEQLGATCEEVSLPHSEYGVASYYILASSEASSNLSRFDGVRYGYRSENVNSLEDLYKKTRSEGFGNEVKRRIMLGTYSLSSGYYDAYYKKAQQARTLIKQDFEKVFSEYDVIIGPTSPTTAFAIDGMIHDPITMYLNDLLTIPINLSGLPAISIPCGFSDGLPVGLQIIGNHFEESKIYQVAHAFEQATNFHKEKPSL, encoded by the coding sequence TTGAGCTTATTTGAACACTCAGTAAAAGAGCTACATGAATTGCTCGTTAAAAAAGAAATTACACCATTTGATTTGGTAAAAGAATCCTTTGAGCGAATTGAAGCAGTAGAAGATAAAGTTGGCGCTTTTATTACATTAAATAAAGAAACCGCTTTTGACGTTGCGTCTGAGCTAGGGGATGCAGGCGTTGATCCGAATAATATGTTGTCTGGATTGCCAATTGGAATTAAAGACAACATTGTCACTAAAAATTTACGCACAACAGCTGCAAGTAAGATTTTAGAAAACTTTGACCCTATTTATGACGCCACTGTTATGCATAAATTAAAAGGAGCACAAGCGATTAACGTTGGTAAGTTAAACATGGATGAGTTTGCGATGGGCTCATCAACTGAAACTTCTTATTTCAAAAAAACACGCAACCCTTGGGATTTAACCAAAGTTCCAGGCGGTTCCTCTGGTGGCAGTGCCGCGTCCGTTGCTGCTTCAGAAGTTTTATTTTCATTAGGAACAGATACAGGCGGCTCCATTCGTCAACCAGCTTCTTTTTGTGGCGTTGTTGGTATGAAGCCTACATACGGACGTGTATCGCGTTTTGGTTTAATTGCTTTTGCCTCATCACTTGACCAAATTGGCCCAATTACGCGCACTGTAGAAGACAACGCGTATTTGCTTGAAGCGATTAGTGGCGTAGATGAAAATGATTCTACATCGATTAACCGACCGGAAACAGACTTCACTAAAAAATTAACCGATGATATCAAAGGACTTAGAGTCGGCGTCCCTAAAGAATATCTAGGTAGTGGAGTAGCCCCTGGTGTAAAAACAGCTGTTTTAGAAGCGCTGAAAACGTTAGAACAATTAGGAGCTACTTGTGAAGAGGTTTCTTTACCACATTCTGAATATGGTGTTGCCAGTTATTATATTTTAGCCTCCAGTGAAGCTTCTTCAAATTTATCTCGTTTTGATGGCGTTCGCTATGGCTATCGCTCTGAAAACGTCAATTCATTAGAAGATCTTTATAAAAAAACACGTTCCGAAGGCTTTGGCAATGAAGTAAAACGCCGAATTATGCTTGGAACCTACTCCCTAAGCTCTGGCTATTACGATGCTTATTATAAAAAAGCACAACAAGCACGTACATTGATCAAACAAGATTTTGAAAAAGTATTTAGCGAATATGATGTGATTATTGGACCAACATCACCAACAACTGCCTTTGCTATTGACGGTATGATTCATGATCCAATTACGATGTATTTAAATGATTTATTAACGATTCCAATTAATTTATCTGGGCTACCAGCAATTTCTATTCCATGTGGATTTTCAGACGGGTTGCCTGTTGGGCTACAAATTATCGGGAATCATTTTGAAGAAAGCAAGATCTATCAAGTTGCTCATGCTTTCGAACAGGCAACAAATTTCCATAAAGAGAAGCCATCACTATAA
- a CDS encoding YerC/YecD family TrpR-related protein: MQIEKLRGEGLDDFFKSVLTLNSLEECYAFFDDVCTVNEIQSMSQRFQVAKMLSEGKTYNVIEVETGASTATISRVKRSLNYGNDMYLKIFERMKEQS, translated from the coding sequence ATGCAAATCGAAAAATTGCGCGGAGAAGGTTTAGATGATTTTTTTAAAAGCGTTTTAACATTAAATTCTTTAGAAGAATGCTATGCTTTTTTTGATGATGTTTGCACGGTGAATGAAATCCAATCGATGTCCCAACGGTTTCAAGTTGCAAAAATGCTTTCAGAAGGTAAAACTTATAACGTCATCGAAGTGGAAACTGGGGCAAGTACAGCGACCATTTCTCGTGTGAAACGTTCACTTAACTATGGGAATGATATGTATTTAAAGATTTTTGAGCGGATGAAAGAGCAAAGTTGA
- the ligA gene encoding NAD-dependent DNA ligase LigA: MEEKKRYQEIKELLLEYSHEYYVEDNPTVEDAVYDKYMQELLQIEKKHPDWVTNDSPSRRIGGEVLEGFTKVRHGKPMLSLANAFNKEDLLNFDRQIREKVGEDREYMCELKIDGLAISLTYENGQYKQGATRGDGTIGEDITENLRTIRSIPMKLKKPYSIEVRGEAFMPKNSFKKLNERREEEGHTLFANPRNAAAGSLRQLDTKIAAQRNLDIFLYAVSDFGEMGVKRHSDGLDMLHSLGLKTNKERRVCQTMDEVFAYIEEWTEKRTQLDYDIDGIVLKLNSLSEQREMGERIKTPRWSIAYKFPAEEVRTVLERIELNIGRTGVVTPTAILDPIFIAGTTVSRASLHNEDLIHERDIRIGDTVVIKKAGDIIPEVIRSLPEKRDGTQVTFHMPKECPACQSELVRLEDEVALRCINPKCPAQIKEGLIHFVSRNAMNIDGLGEKVVTQLFSHQFIKDVVDLYSLSKEKLLDLERMGEKSVTNLLDSIEKSKANSLERLLFGLGIRHVGAKAARTLAIQFDTLAALSKASKEELTEIPDIGDIMADSIVTYFSNDEVHELMDELKKAGVNMTYTGPKPAERAHEELVFSGKKVVLTGKLTRLTRNDAKALIENLGGDVAGSVSKKTDIVIAGEDAGTKRENAEKLGIPIWREDDLLNYLPDKVEKEIEGD, from the coding sequence GTGGAAGAAAAAAAACGTTATCAGGAAATAAAAGAGCTGCTTCTAGAATACAGCCATGAATATTACGTAGAAGATAACCCAACCGTAGAAGATGCCGTATATGATAAATACATGCAGGAATTACTACAAATCGAAAAAAAACATCCTGACTGGGTGACAAATGATTCACCAAGCAGACGTATTGGTGGTGAAGTGCTTGAAGGTTTTACGAAAGTGCGGCACGGGAAACCAATGCTAAGCCTTGCTAACGCTTTTAATAAAGAAGACCTACTAAACTTTGACAGACAAATTCGCGAAAAAGTTGGTGAAGACAGGGAATATATGTGCGAATTGAAAATCGATGGACTAGCTATCTCACTTACGTATGAAAATGGGCAATATAAACAAGGCGCAACACGTGGAGATGGCACAATCGGTGAAGATATCACGGAAAATTTACGTACCATTCGTTCAATCCCAATGAAACTAAAAAAACCTTATTCCATTGAAGTTCGTGGCGAAGCTTTTATGCCTAAAAACTCATTTAAAAAGTTAAATGAAAGACGTGAAGAAGAAGGGCATACACTATTTGCTAACCCACGGAATGCAGCTGCGGGTTCACTCCGGCAATTGGATACAAAAATCGCCGCACAAAGGAATCTTGATATTTTCTTATATGCCGTTTCCGATTTTGGCGAAATGGGTGTAAAAAGACATAGTGATGGCTTAGATATGCTCCATTCACTTGGACTAAAAACAAATAAAGAACGCCGCGTTTGCCAAACGATGGACGAAGTTTTTGCTTACATTGAAGAATGGACGGAAAAACGGACACAGTTAGATTATGATATTGATGGGATTGTTCTGAAGTTAAACAGTTTAAGCGAGCAGCGTGAAATGGGCGAACGGATTAAAACACCACGTTGGTCGATTGCTTATAAGTTTCCAGCAGAAGAGGTCCGAACTGTGTTAGAGCGAATTGAGTTAAACATAGGAAGGACCGGCGTTGTAACACCTACTGCTATCCTTGATCCAATCTTTATAGCAGGAACAACCGTAAGCCGAGCATCCCTCCATAATGAAGATTTAATTCATGAAAGAGATATTCGCATTGGAGATACCGTAGTGATTAAAAAAGCAGGCGATATTATCCCAGAAGTTATTCGAAGCCTTCCAGAAAAACGTGATGGTACACAAGTTACTTTTCACATGCCAAAAGAATGTCCCGCTTGTCAAAGTGAACTTGTACGTTTAGAAGATGAAGTTGCCCTTCGCTGTATTAATCCAAAATGCCCCGCTCAAATCAAAGAAGGATTGATCCATTTTGTTTCACGGAATGCAATGAATATTGATGGATTAGGTGAAAAAGTTGTCACGCAACTTTTTTCACATCAATTCATTAAGGATGTTGTCGATTTATACTCTCTTTCTAAAGAAAAACTGCTTGATTTAGAGCGAATGGGCGAAAAATCTGTAACAAATTTGCTTGACTCCATTGAAAAAAGCAAAGCAAACAGCTTGGAACGGCTATTATTTGGTTTAGGTATCCGCCACGTTGGAGCAAAAGCTGCGCGTACGCTTGCCATTCAATTTGATACGTTAGCAGCATTAAGCAAGGCATCTAAAGAAGAACTAACAGAAATTCCTGATATTGGGGATATCATGGCAGACAGTATAGTCACCTATTTTAGTAATGATGAGGTTCATGAATTGATGGATGAACTTAAAAAAGCAGGCGTGAATATGACTTATACCGGGCCAAAACCCGCAGAACGCGCTCATGAAGAACTTGTTTTTTCAGGTAAAAAAGTTGTCTTAACAGGAAAACTAACTCGGCTAACAAGAAATGACGCCAAAGCGTTAATTGAAAATCTAGGTGGAGACGTCGCTGGAAGTGTAAGTAAAAAGACAGATATTGTTATTGCCGGGGAAGATGCAGGAACAAAACGAGAGAATGCAGAAAAGCTTGGTATTCCTATTTGGCGTGAAGATGACTTACTAAACTATTTACCAGATAAAGTAGAAAAAGAAATCGAAGGAGACTAA